One Cervus canadensis isolate Bull #8, Minnesota chromosome 1, ASM1932006v1, whole genome shotgun sequence genomic window carries:
- the BAHCC1 gene encoding BAH and coiled-coil domain-containing protein 1 isoform X2 — MDGRDFAPPPHLLSERGSLGHRSAAASARLAPPGPAAQPPAHFQPGKYFPSPLPMASHTASSRLMGNSPASSFMGSFLTSSLGSAASAHPSGPTPSPSDQAYRGSHPATSQIWFSHSHEAPGYPRFSGSLASTFLPMSHLDHHGNSNVLYGQHRFYGTQKDNFYLRNLPPQPTLLPANHNFPSVARAAPGHPIGSCSRDRGEASHLQKGTKEFDRFLMGKEKAGKAAEGKERPAAEEDVGRGRHKLVLPVPGDSHCKEGNVARGACEGRPKHLASCLLNTKVLDGELGRSALASCAGAMLGRPGVGMPASGRCTKEAAGPTEPGPAFSECLERRQMLHHAVSYTVPSGLPAGPPPPLSTAAAGPFPCLQLHGGPDGLCPLQDKVPRDLKASGPTFVPSVGHLADKSRPFQAAEACAVVGEGKDRHLEAAAAPDHAAPYGVSYAHLKAESKGERRSGSFEAALNPRLKGLEYLDSAGPEAPFPGLPKAGLDKSGYFELPAPSQDCARPSHQDPLGGKVTQACCTLDKAASKETPVGAPGAQKVARIRHQQHLVAPEVEPGGSGAEAKRKSLELASLGYGGPPPPPWNVQSGQGAPMAIGEERKAGAYLDPFGGTLQQAALLPQDLPAPPDEVSAMKNLLKYSNQALVVGQKAPFVGLGGLKASCAQQDGKFPNSKGAGQASGEVERPDCARSREHDATHSDGEVRQPPVGIAVALARQKDTVSRSESAYGANTGRQGRAAPAFKAGGGPRSTHPLDLEAEEERARLCEDRLGLAGRELLLQDNKDLVEFARIHPSGGCPGDLAPHLMIAGGSSLQSSQLAGDPAPHPHPAHPPWLPRTRSPSLWMGGHSYGLGHPALHQNLPPGFPASVPGSMPPVFPLSQDAPTQLVILPSEPTPHTAPHALADVMDQASLWPPMYGGRGPASHMQHPGQLPVYSRSQFLRQQELYALQQQQQQQQQRATQALELQRASQLQKPEDHHLELEEPAQEKALKSTHKPVALTPTAKGTPSPATAGPAKLSPCCHSPAPKPPPASCPTPPPHPGAPCTLSVCPTGSPGPGSKLPSAEDKSGEGQRPRADLNTLEPDLPPGYTCPAAASSGFSLPRSVHSSDLSDPETMQTAPLGAQPELARTFPPGERCLRSPQKLEEAGLPSGTREATQDLAATPYPAERAPPGKAADPSPLEGLRELRCGALLEGGGPEASGQADSTQGGGAPEARTTEEGREDGQLGPSLGAGPQAVEQPARSLGTLNQAEPGKQQGPTEAEAEEVAELEEAELEEEEEEQDWGSTPDNSQLPGELPGLDALVAATINLGDLPSVGPLDPPPPAVPGPPRTAPLPRSSGIHGIALLSELADLEIQQQRTEPALQEEEDVLAFNLQRLATLASAWSLVEAANLDSPASLAQPPTADPCRAPTLTPRMQILRRKDTWTPKTKPVCPLKAAIDRLDTQEVEMRVQLAELQRRYKEKQRELARLQRRHDHEAVTSAGRLPGSQEGHQSLTTLPAVPRREESSRSPARRGPGRPRKRKYSSLLPALRPSDSKKVKAVRSSLSLLCAELRGGDDEPSKKRGRLEQGTYVGLQPTSAEKVRCKKSSSQGDLASAVAHKVAQLKPKVKSKGLPTGLSPFRRKEATPGGRIRKKLSRAKNAKASGAARHPQPDGGIGGREAPKFPAQPAAAATHEADSGSDSENCDGLLETEEPPKEPGLVLHAGTRMAVLGPSPSSVVKMEANQKAKKKKERQSLLGACRLSSPESEVKVKRRTVKTKVGSKLERAPGRRPPGGPGKKKAKAKAKSGLRAEPGAAPSRDALCGPARAFACHEEGSRLASERLKRATRKSTVLQPGLRRKNGALSIALSPRNAKAILGRGRKAGKVKTKAVGKQGKGRAVTRLLESFAVEDDFEFEDSSCLSEDEEEEEASGPLSAEQSAALARSCTIHKEDLQDGLPVLIPKEDSLLYAGSVRTLQPPDIYSIVIEGERGNRQRIYSLEQLLQEAVLDVRPQSSRYLPPGTRVCAYWSQKSRCLYPGNVVRGTSSDEEEDLDSVVVEFDDGDTGHIAVSNIRLLPPDFKIQCTEPSPALLVSSSCRRTKKSSCEAPPPSEATAPSLSPKAHDGSEASKTSGKKSTGKDKAGKTELLTSGAKPPAGASDHFLGRRSSPLLSWSAVAQTKRKAVAAAGSKGPGVLQNLFQLNGSAKKLRAREALFPMHSVAPPVFGNGFRADSFSSLASSYAPFVSGAGPGLPGGAHKLLRAKKAEVEKGGRRRTGGEFLVKLDHEGVTSPKSKNCKALHAGDKDSGPRPGRPLPSPSYGHPALVGKDRKGRAPVHPLPMGLALRKFAGQAEYPLPCDSDCHSSYSDEEEDGPGLAPGVPSRFLARLSVSSSSSGSSTSSSSGSLSTSSLCSSDDEGSSYSSDEEDPALLLQTCLTHPVPALLAQPEALRSKGGGPHPHAQRCFLSRATVAGGGAGAGPSSSRPRLKRKEALSFSKAKELSRRQRLPSVENRPKISAFLPARQLWKWSGNPTQRRGMKGKARKLFYKAIVRGKETLRIGDCAVFLSAGRPNLPYIGRIESMWESWGSNMVVKVKWFYHPEETKLGKRQSDGKNALYQSCHEDENDVQTISHKCQVVGREQYEQMTRSRKYQDRRDLYYLAGTYDPTTGRLVTADGVPILC, encoded by the exons CTCCAGGGTACCCCAGATTTTCGGGGAGTCTGGCATCCACCTTCCTACCCATGAGCCACTTGGATCACCATGGAAACAGCAATGTTCTCTATGGGCAACATCGTTTCTATGGAACCCAAAAAG ATAACTTCTACCTGCGCAACCTGCCCCCCCAGCCCACGCTCCTGCCCGCCAACCACAACTTCCCCAGTGTGGCCCGGGCCGCCCCTGGCCACCCCATCGGCTCCTGCAGCCGCGACAGGGGCGAGGCCAGCCACCTACAGAAGGGCACCAAGGAGTTCGACCGCTTCCTCATGGGCAAAGAGAAAGCCGGCAAGGCAGCTGAGGGCAAGGAGCGGCCGGCGGCGGAAGAGGACGTCGGCCGGGGGCGGCACAAGCTGGTGCTGCCTGTGCCAGGGGACTCTCACTGCAAGGAGGGCAACGTGGCCCGGGGAGCCTGCGAAGGCCGCCCCAAGCACCTGGCCTCCTGCCTTCTCAACACCAAGGTGCTCGACGGTGAGCTGGGCCGGTCCGCGCTGGCCAGCTGCGCGGGGGCCATGCTAGGGCGGCCGGGTGTGGGCATGCCGGCCTCTGGACGCTGCACCAAGGAGGCGGCGGGCCCCACAGAGCCTGGGCCAGCCTTCAGCGAGTGCCTGGAGCGGAGGCAGATGCTGCACCACGCCGTGTCCTACACAGTGCCGTCCGGCCTGCCCGCGGggccgccccctcccctcagcACGGCCGCGGCCGGCCCCTTCCCCTGCCTGCAGCTGCATGGGGGCCCGGATGGGCTCTGCCCCTTGCAGGACAAAGTCCCCCGGGACCTGAAGGCCAGCGGGCCCACCTTCGTGCCTTCCGTGGGACACCTGGCCGACAAGAGCCGCCCCTTCCAGGCGGCCGAGGCCTGTGCCGTGGTGGGTGAGGGCAAGGACCGGCACCTGGAGGCGGCCGCCGCGCCTGACCATGCTGCGCCTTATGGGGTCTCCTATGCCCACCTGAAGGCCGAGAGCAAGGGCGAGCGGCGGTCCGGAAGCTTCGAAGCGGCCCTCAACCCCCGGCTGAAGGGCCTGGAGTACCTGGACAGCGCCGGCCCCGAGGCCCCCTTTCCTGGGCTCCCCAAAGCGGGTCTGGACAAAAGCGGCTACTTTGAGTTGCCCGCCCCCTCGCAAGACTGCGCCCGGCCTAGTCACCAGGACCCACTGGGCGGGAAGGTCACCCAGGCCTGCTGCACTTTAGACAAGGCTGCCAGCAAGGAGACTCCTGTGGGTGCCCCCGGGGCCCAGAAGGTGGCTCGCATCCGGCATCAGCAGCACCTGGTGGCCCCTGAGGTAGAACCGGGGGGCAGCGGGGCCGAGGCCAAGCGCAAGTCTCTGGAGCTGGCGTCTCTGGGCTATGGcgggccgcccccgcccccgtgGAACGTCCAGTCAGGCCAGGGGGCCCCCATGGCCATTGGTGAGGAGCGCAAGGCGGGTGCCTATCTGGACCCCTTTGGTGGCACCCTGCAGCAGGCCGCCCTCCTGCCGCAGGACCTGCCTGCCCCGCCTGACGAGGTCTCGGCCATGAAGAACCTGCTCAAGTACAGCAACCAAGCGCTGGTCGTCGGCCAGAAGGCACCCTTCGTGGGCCTGGGGGGCCTGAAGGCCAGCTGTGCCCAGCAGGATGGGAAGTTCCCGAACTCCAAGGGTGCAGGCCAGGCCTCAGGCGAGGTGGAAAGGCCTGACTGTGCCCGAAGCCGGGAGCATGATGCCACCCACAGTGATGGGGAGGTGCGGCAGCCGCCAGTGGGCATTGCAGTGGCCTTGGCCAGGCAGAAGGACACGGTGAGCCGGTCGGAGTCAGCCTACGGTGCCAACACAGGGCGTCAGGGCCGGGCAGCCCCCGCCTTCAAAG CTGGTGGTGGGCCCCGCTCCACCCACCCACTGGACCTGGAGGCCGAAGAGGAGAGGGCCCGCCTATGTGAGGACCGCCTGGGGCTCGCCGGCCGCGAACTGCTGCTGCA GGACAACAAGGACCTCGTGGAGTTCGCCCGGATCCACCCATCAGGCGGCTGTCCCGGGGACCTGGCCCCCCATCTCATGATCGCTGGGGGATCCTCCCTGCAGAGCAGCCAGCTGGCCGGGGACCcggccccccatccccaccctgcccaccctccctggCTGCCCCGCACCCGCAGCCCCTCCTTGTGGATGGGAGGACATTCCTACG GCCTTGGGCACCCTGCCCTGCACCAGAATCTGCCCCCCGGCTTCCCTGCATCCGTGCCTGGCTCCATGCCCCCCgtcttccctctctcccaggACGCCCCCACACAACTAGTCATCCTGCCATCTGAGCCCACACCCCACACGGCCCCCCATGCGCTTG CTGATGTCATGGACCAGGCTTCGCTGTGGCCCCCCATGTATGGGGGCCGGGGCCCCGCCTCCCACATGCAGCACCCCGGCCAGCTCCCCGTCTACTCCCGGTCCCAGTTCCTGCGGCAACAGGAGCTCTATgccctgcagcagcagcagcagcagcagcagcagcgggccACTCAGGCCCTGGAGCTGCAGCGGGCCAGCCAACTCCAG AAGCCTGAGGACCACCACCTGGAGCTGGAGGAGCCTGCCCAGGAGAAGGCCTTGAAGTCCACCCACAAGCCAGTTGCCTTAACCCCCACGGCCAAGGGCACCCCCTCACCTGCCACCGCAGGCCCTGCGAAGCTGTCACCCTGCTGCCACTCTCCCGCCCCGAAGCCCCCCCCCGCCAGCTGCCCTACACCACCACCGCATCCTGGCGCCCCGTGCACTTTATCCGTCTGCCCCACCGGCAGCCCCGGGCCAGGCTCCAAGCTGCCCAGCGCCGAAGACAAGAGTGGGGAGGGCCAGCGGCCCAGAGCCGACCTCAACACGTTGGAACCAG ACCTGCCTCCCGGATACACGTGCCCTGCGGCGGCCAGCTCGGGCTTCTCCCTGCCCCGCAGCGTGCACTCATCTGACCTCTCGGACCCTGAAACTATGCAAACTGCCCCTCTGGGGGCCCAGCCTGAGCTGGCCAGGACGTTCCCGCCCGGGGAGCGCTGCCTCCGCAGCCCCCAGAAACTGGAGGAGGCTGGGCTGCCCTCAGGGACCAGGGAGGCCACCCAGGACCTTGCCGCTACCCCCTACCCTGCCGAGCGGGCACCCCCGGGGAAGGCAGCAGACCCAAGCCCGCTTGAGGGGCTGCGAGAACTTCGGTGCGGGGCTCTCCTCGAGGGAGGGGGCCCTGAGGCCTCTGGCCAGGCTGATTCTACTCAGGGAGGAGGGGCCCCAGAGGCAAGGACCACGGAGGAGGGGCGGGAGGACGGACAGCTGGGGCCCTCGTTGGGGGCTGGTCCCCAGGCCGTGGAACAGCCAGCGAGGAGCCTGGGCACCCTGAATCAGGCCGAGCCGGGCAAACAGCAAGGCCCTACAGAAGCAGAGGCAGAGGAGGTGGCCGAGTTGGAGGAGGCTGAgctagaagaggaggaagaggagcaggacTGGGGTTCGACTCCTGACAACAGCCAGCTGCCCGGGGAGCTGCCCGGGCTGGACGCTCTGGTGGCAGCCACCATCAACCTGGGGGACCTGCCCAGCGTCGGCCCACTGGACCCTCCGCCCCCTGCTGTCCCTGGGCCACCCCGCACAGCTCCCCTGCCCCGTAGCTCAGGGATTCATGGAATTGCCCTGCTCAGCGAGCTGGCCGACCTGGAGATCCAGCAGCAGAGGACTGAGCCAGCCCTGCAAG AGGAGGAGGATGTGCTGGCCTTCAACCTGCAGCGCCTGGCCACCCTGGCctcagcctggtccctggtcGAAGCTGCTAACCTGGACAGCCCTGCCTCCTTGGCCCAGCCCCCTACCGCTGACCCCTGCAGGGCTCCCACGCTCACCCCCCGCATGCAGATCCTGCGGCGCAAGGACACCTGGACCCCCAAGACCAAGCCT GTGTGCCCGCTGAAGGCTGCCATCGATCGGCTGGACACGCAGGAGGTGGAGATGCGCGTGCAGCTGGCGGAGCTGCAGAGGCGCTACAAGGAGAAGCAGCGGGAGCTGGCCCGGCTGCAGCGCAGGCACGACCATGA GGCAGTGACCTCTGCTGGACGCTTGCCAGGGAGCCAGGAAGGGCATCAGTCTCTGACCACCCTTCCTGCGGTCCCCAGGAGAGAGGAGAGCTCAAGGAGCCCTGCCAGGCGAGGGCCTGGCCGGCCACGGAAGCGCAAATACTCCAGTTTGCTGCCTGCCCTGCGCCCCAGCGACAGCAAGAAAGTCAA GGCTGTGCGGTCTAGCCTGAGCCTGCTATGTGCTGAGCTGCGGGGCGGCGATGATGAGCCTTCGAAGAAGCGAGGCCGGCTGGAGCAGGGCACCTACGTGGGCCTGCAGCCCACGTCTGCG GAGAAGGTTCGGTGCAAGAAGAGCAGCAGTCAGGGCGACCTGGCATCTGCTGTGGCCCACAAGGTAGCCCAGCTGAAGCCGAAGGTCAAGAGCAAGGGGCTGCCCACTGGCCTCAGCCCCTTCCGGCGAAAGGAGGCCACCCCAGGGGGTCGTATCCGGAAGAAGCTGTCACGAGCCAAGAATGCCAAGGCGTCTGGGGCGGCCCGGCACCCACAGCCCGACGGCGGCATTGGTGGCAGGGAGGCCCCTAAGTTCCCAGCCCAGCCGGCAGCGGCCGCAACACATGAAGCAG ACAGCGGCTCAGACAGTGAAAACTGTGACGGTCTGCTGGAGACAGAAGAACCCCCCAAGGAGCCTGGGCTGGTGCTACATGCTGGGACCCGCATGGCCGTGCTGGGGCCCTCGCCCTCCTCCGTGGTCAAGATGGAGGCCAACCAGAAGgccaagaagaagaaggagaggcAGAGCTTGCTAG gggccTGCCGCCTCTCCAGCCCCGAGAGTGAGGTCAAGGTCAAGCGGAGGACGGTGAAGACCAAGGTGGGCAGCAAGCTGGAGCGGGCCCCAGGGCGCAGGCCCCCAGGGGGGCCCGGCAAGAAGAAGGCCAAGGCCAAGGCCAAGAGCGGCCTGCGGGCTGAGCCGGGGGCCGCACCCAGCAGGGACGCCCTCTGCGGCCCTGCCCGGGCCTTCGCCTGCCATGAGGAGGGCAGCAGGCTGGCCAGCGAGCGCCTCAAGAGAGCCACACGCAAGAGCACGGTGCTCCAGCCGGGGCTGCGG CGGAAGAATGGGGCCCTGTCCATTGCCCTGTCGCCCCGCAACGCCAAGGCCATCCTGGGGAGGGGCCGGAAAGCGGGCAAGGTGAAAACCAAGGCCGTTGGCAAACAG GGCAAGGGCCGGGCGGTCACTCGGCTCCTGGAGAGCTTTGCGGTGGAGGACGACTTTGAATTTGAGGACAGCAGCTGCCTCtcggaggatgaggaggaggaggaggccagtgGCCCCCTGAGCGCAGAGCAGAGCGCCGCCCTGG CACGCTCATGCACCATTCATAAGGAGGACCTGCAGGACGGGCTACCTGTGCTCATCCCCAAGGAGGACAGTCTGCTGTACGCGGGCAGCGTCAGGACCCTGCAGCCCCCCGACAT CTACAGCATTGTCATCGAGGGCGAAAGAGGCAACCGGCAAAGGATCTACTCACTGGAGCAGCTGCTGCAGGAGGCG GTTCTGGATGTCCGACCGCAGTCCAGCCGGTACCTCCCACCCGGCACGAGGGTCTGTGCCTACTGGAGCCAGAAGTCCCGCTGCCTGTACCCAGGCAACGTGGTACGAG GCACCTCCAGTGATGAGGAAGAGGACCTGGACTCCGTGGTGGTGGAGTTCGACGACGGGGACACTGGCCACATTGCTGTCTCCAACATCAGGCTGCTGCCTCCAGACTTCAAGATCCAGT GCACCGAGCCCTCGCCAGCCCTGCTGGTGTCCAGCAGCTGCCGGAGGACCAAGAAATCTTCCTGTGAGGCGCCCCCGCCCAGTGAGGCCACCGCTCCCAGCCTGTCTCCTAAGGCTCATGACGGGTCCGAAGCCTCAAAGACCTCCGGGAAGAAATCCACAGGCAAAGACAAAGCTG GCAAAACAGAGCTCCTGACCTCTGGTGCCAAGCCCCCCGCGGGGGCCTCAGACCACTTCTTGGGCCGCCGGAGCAGCCCGCTGCTGAGCTGGTCGGCGGTGGCGCAGACCAAGCGGAAGGCGGTGGCCGCGGCAGGCAGCAAGGGGCCAGGAGTGCTGCAGAACCTCTTCCAGCTCAACGGCAGCGCCAAGAAGCTGCGGGCCCGCGAGGCCCTGTTCCCCATGCACAGCGTGGCGCCACCCGTGTTCGGCAACGGCTTCCGCGCTGACTCCTTCAGCAGCCTGGCCAGCTCCTACGCGCCCTTTGTCAGCGGGGCCGGGCCTGGCCTGCCCGGGGGGGCCCACAAGCTGCTGCGGGCCAAGAAGGCCGAGGTTGAGAAGGGCGGGCGGCGGCGGACAGGCGGCGAGTTCCTGGTCAAGCTTGACCACGAGGGCGTGACCTCCCCCAAGAGCAAGAACTGCAAGGCGCTACACGCTGGCGACAAGGACTCGGGGCCCAGGCCAGGGaggcccctgcccagccccagctACGGGCACCCAGCCCTCGTGGGCAAGGACAGGAAGGGGCGGGCACCCGTCCACCCGCTGCCCATGGGGCTGGCGCTGCGCAAGTTCGCGGGCCAGGCCGAGTACCCGCTGCCCTGCGACAGCGACTGCCACAGCTCCTACTCAGACGAGGAGGAAGACGGGCCTGGCCTGGCACCTGGCGTGCCCTCCCGCTTCCTCGCCCGCCTGTCCGTGTCTTCCTCGTCCTCGGGTtcatccacctcctcctcctctggctccCTGTCCACCTCCAGCCTCTGCTCCTCGGACGACGAGGGCTCTTCCTACAGCTCAGACGAGGAGGACCCCGCCCTGCTGCTGCAGACATGCCTCACCCACCCAGTGCCCGCGCTCCTGGCCCAGCCCGAGGCCCTGCGCTCCAAGGGGGGCGGCCCGCACCCGCACGCCCAGCGCTGCTTCCTGTCCAGGGCCACCGTGGCCGGTGGGGGTGCGGGCGCGGGccccagcagcagcagacccCGGCTCAAGCGCAAGGAGGCCCTGAGCTTCTCCAAAGCCAAAGAGCTGTCCCGGAGGCAGCGGCTGCCCTCCGTGGAAAACCGGCCAAAGATCTCAGCCTTCCTGCCCGCCCGGCAGCTCTGGAAGTGGTCGGGGAACCCCACGCAG aggcgtgGCATGAAGGGGAAGGCCAGGAAGCTGTTCTACAAGGCCATCGTCCGGGGCAAGGAGACGCTTCGCATCGGGGACTGCGCGGTCTTCCTGTCGGCCGGGCGGCCCAACCTGCCCTACATCGGCCGCATCGAGAGCATGTGGGAGTCGTGGGGCAGCAACATGGTGGTGAAGGTCAAATGGTTCTACCATCCGGAGGAGACCAAACTGGGGAAGCGGCAGAGCGACGGGAAG AACGCGCTGTACCAGTCCTGCCACGAGGACGAGAACGACGTGCAGACCATCTCCCACAAGTGCCAGGTCGTAGGGCGCGAGCAGTACGAGCAGATGACACGGAGCCGCAAGTACCAGGACCGACGGGACCTCTACTACCTGGCGGGCACCTACGACCCCACCACAGGGCGCCTGGTGACGGCCGACGGCGTGCCCATTCTGTGCTGA